From the Triticum urartu cultivar G1812 chromosome 4, Tu2.1, whole genome shotgun sequence genome, the window catcagggccTCAATTTGGAATACTACTATAAATGGCAATGGCCTCAATTTGCTACTACTCTATCTTGGCAATGAGTAGAAGAAGaacatcaacatgaacatcaacAACACCCTTAGAATAACATCAACATCAACAACACCCTTGAATAGTAGTAAGAAAACATGGAAATTTATGATGGTAAAAACATCAACAACACTCTGTTTTGTACTTCTACTCTTTCTAGGGCCACAACAGTAGATAAGAAACCTAATCTATCTACTTTACCTAATTTGAACCATATCATATTTTGCTACTACCTACTTCCCTTTTGTCAAATCTCTGTTTAAAGCATGCACCAAGTACTAAACCTAAGACTCTAGTTTTAAAGCATGCACCAAGTACTGAACCTAGTTTTAAAGCATGGTTCACTTCATAAATTAGAAAGGGAAACAATCAGTACAGGGCATAGTAATCTAATAAAGTACCCTAATCAATATTCCATCCACCTAAAACTGAACCTAAGACTTAAGAAATTTAACCTAAGACTGGACCCAGCACTTAAGAACTGAACCTAAGAATGAAGAAATTGAAAAACAGAGCATAGTAATCTAACAAAGTACCCTAATCAATGTTGCATCCACAAAGAACAATATCCCTAATACTAGAACAACTAGAACAATATTGCCCGGCTTATTCCCTCGCTTGAGACAAGTTATGAGAATAAGGCAGATTATCTGAAATGGTGATTGACGAAGAACATGAAAACAGCGATGTTGCAACTAAACCAAACCACACTAACTAACTAATTAACCTATGTACACTAGGGTAAAACAAGTAACTAATTAACCTTAAAAAGCTAACTAACTAACTAATTAAACTAAATAAAAAAGCAAAAAAAGATAGAAAAATAAGGAAAAATAAGCCTCACCAGGCGGCGGGGGGCAGAGCGCCGGGCGGCAGGGGGCCGGAGCGGTGACGGACAGCGGGGCGCTGGGGGGTCAGGGGCATCGGGGGCACAGAGCGGAGTGCCGGGCGGCATGGAGCGAAGCGACGAGGCGCTATGGCGGAGGGCGGCGGGGGCTCGGAGGCGTCGGGGGCGCGGGGCGATGGGGGGTCGGGGGCGTCGGGGGTGGTGGTGGTCCGGGGCGGCGGGGTCGGTGAGGATTGGGGGTGGCGGGGGCGGTGGGGGTCAACAGCGGGCACGGGGGCGGCGCGGGTGAGGTGAGGCGGAGAGAGGGGTGGGCGCGGGGCCGACCGTTTTTTAGTTAGGTTTAATTTCTTTGTCATCTGCTAGTAGACGGCAAAGAACGTAGCTAGTGGGGTGGGGCTGAGGGGAAACGACTGTTAGGTTGGCTATTCTCTTTGTCGTCTGCTCGCGGACGGAAAAGAAGCTTCTATGTCGTTAGGCGGTTCTCATTAGTGGGCCACCCTCCCTCTTTGTCGTGTGCTAGTAGACGACAAAGCTTCTATGTCGTCTACTAGCAGACGACAAACATGGTCTTTGCCGTCAGCTCTTTCTTTGTCGTCAGTTTTTTTAAGCTGgtggcaaagaccttctttgccgtcagctagcagatggcaaagagctggctgacggcaaagatccTGATTCTAGTAGTGTTATcttcattgttgcacagaagaattattttcttgatgcaccgctaggtgacagacctactgcaggagctgatgcagacgttatgaatgtttgacaagctcgatctgatgactacttgatagtttagtgcgacatgctttacggcttagtaTCGGGGCTCCAAAGACATTTTGAAtgccatggaacatatgagatcaTCCAAGAGCTAAAATTGGCATTTTAAGCTCACcagtcgtcaacccgtgcaacCACACGGTCTGTTATTTTGGAAACAACTTTGAGGAATATATTTTTTAATATTGGTTAATTGTAAGAACAGACGGTTATGAATCATGCTCTTGAATTAAATTCTTACCACGGTTTCTTCTTTAGTCATACATTTAAGTAGCATTTGTATATCCCATCAAAACACAATAGTTTGTTTTCCTTAGCCTACAAAAATCTTTATGGTTTCTTCATTATGTGTCAAAAGCTGCCAAAAATATATTTAAAAAATTCATAATCTACGAAAGAAGTTCCACCATTTATTTACTCTCCTCCATGTGTATTTATTATATAAATATGTTCTGTGGAAAAAGTGAAGCATACAATCACTAATGCTTCAATTGTGGAAACAAACGATATTCGGATGTTTACAAACAAAACTGCTGACAATACTTTCTTAAATATAGTGTACAATTGCTGAACCACATAGAGCAGCATGATGTTTGTATCATGCCATACTGTTATGTTGAGAAACACATTATTTCTTCATATACTCATTAGGAATTTTCCATGTGGAATTGTTGGACGATCGTACACACTGAACATCACAAACACAATAAGTTTGTTTTTGACTATACAATTATAAAAATGTCATATAAAAATATAAACATACACAATTTTCACATATAACAGTACACCTTCAGTGTCATCTCTTCCATGTACCTAAAAGAGAATCTCCCAGTAGCGGCCACTTAATGATTTGCCCATCATAAATCAAGTGGAAGTGCGATCAAATATTCAAATGTTTATACAGACCACATGCATTGCTTTGGTTCCCAGGTGTCATGTGATCCACATCACTTTACAAAATATGAAAAATTGATTATATATCAGCAAGAAAGAGAAATGGAGTGGGCTAAGATCAATATAATGAATTACGAAAGAAAAATACAGGTGAATCGAAAACATTTTAGAAACATTTTTTGTTCTTTTCAACATTAATCAAGATTACGTGTTGTTTTTCAGTTAGAAGGAGAAACAAAAATCGTGCATGTAACTAAAATATGTGAGTAGAGATAATATTGCCTCGCTTTATAACTCCACGAGAAACAACCTAACTTCAAGTTGTCGTATAAAACAGTGTACCAACAGGCAACTCCTCCTGAAGTAAACTTTGCCTAACAATAGCTGATAAATGGACTCGCTGCTACTCTAGTTGAGTGATGCTACACGTATTGTCCTATCCTACTACGACCAATGACTTTCTCACTGAAAAATACGACTAATGACATAGTATATTGGTACCTTTCTTGTTTTCGACCTGTATGGTCCACATTTGTGTCCTACCATCATCCGTTGGCAAAGCATCGTATGCGCACAATTTGTTTTTTCAAGATTTGCAGTGTGGTGCTGATGTTTCCTGCCACTGCCATTGCATTGACCAGCCAATTTATTCAACAGTAATTATGGAGAACAGTAAAAGAAATTTGTACCTCATGGCTAGGCATAACCAACTTACATTTGATTCTCGTGATGAAACAGAATTAGGAGGACAGAAAAGGTATCAACTCAAACGTATTTGTAGAGAGACTAAATacagttattcttcacccgatgtaatcttacgatcatttcataattaaattacgtttgaaattcaaatagttacatttctattgattcactacgtaaaatttgacataagaaaataaaaatataggtcataagacaagaaaatttgcagtttatgtgtattttagactatgtttttacgtttgtaattttacataacataaaatattttttacgatgattatatattttcttatggtctctttttgcgtcggaaataagacaaaacttacggaacgtaaaattacggtgcattgatagcgctattcgtcaccctgggtgaggaatagttattcttcacccccctctattttactatcaatgcaccgtaattttacgtagcgctattcgtcaccctgggtgaggcatagttattcttcacccccccctctattttactatcaatgcaccgtaaatttacgttccgtaagttttgtctcgaagcaaaaagggaccgtaagaaaatatataatcgccgtaaaaatattttatgttatataaaattacaaacacaaaaacatagtctaaaatacatataaactgcaaattttcttgtctcatgacctatatttttattttcttatatcaaattttatgtagtgaatcaatttgaatgtaactatttgaattcgaaacgtaatttaattatgaaatgatcataagattacctcgggtgaaaaataacttattctgcaccctgggtgatgaataatAAGCACGGATTGAGTTTCGGGTTCACCGTCGCGGGTTTTTTGTGAAaaagtttttttgttttttatttattGAACCCGCAGTCCTTTATTAAGTGAGAAAAACGTTTCGTTTAGGCTGTTTTCCAAAACCCCCCTGTCGTATCCAATATTCAACCCGCAGTTCTCAAGCACACAGAAGCACGGGCTCTCCTCACCTCCCGATCCCAGCCGCCAGGAGGCGACCGATCCCGGCGACGCTCGATCCGGTGCTACGAGCTAGGGTTTGATCCGCCACCTCTCCGGCCTCCCCGTCGGTGGCGCACCGACGCTCCGGTCACCCCTCTTCTCCTCCCCTTCCCTCCTCTGCTCTTGCCCCCTTCTCCTCCACTCATTTTTTTCGTCCGTCTCAATTCGCTCGATCCGCCCCTCCTGAGCGGCGGCTGCAGGCGACGTGGTGCCATGCCACTCCTCTCTCCTCAAGGCGCCGCCATCCCGAGACGCGCTGATCTGGTGCCGCTGGAGGTGACCGCCGTTGTCGACCTGGCAGGCTCAACAGTCACCGCTGGAGCTCCACATCCCCAAgacgaggtggaagaagcccCAATCACGGGCAAGTGCCGCCACCCCAACGGCACCGATGGGGTCTGGGAGGTAGATGTCAGGGACAGAGGGGATGACGGACAATCCACATACGCCAGTCGAAGGCCTCGAGAAGGATGGCTCAGTCGGACTCAAGAGCAGCTGGACTAGAGGACACCATCGTCTTCACATCGCATATGTCTATTGAATTTGATGAGAGAAGGGCATGGAGCCAAGAAGGTTGGATCGTGCGGTTGTTAGAATCCTCGCAGTGTGTTGAACCTCCCAATGGAGCTTCTGTGTTCGGCAATGGCCATGTGACGGACAGAGCGAGAGGCACATCATCATGGCCAGACGCAACAAGGGATGGTACCTGAGGCACAACCGCTACGGTGCTGAGAAGGAGGGGGCTGTAGCACCCGACAAATGCTGGACTCAGCTTTGATGCTCAATTAGGGCGGCCACACACATGACTCTGCCCAAGGTTCAACTGCAGTTGGCTCGGATAAAAAGGATTGCAACATTGGTAGTACTGTTGATAGGATGGTTAGTTTTGGAAGGGGAATGGTAGTATGCGCAGAGATTGAAAACAAGGCTACAGTGCAAACACTCTTGCTCAACCAATTTAAGCTCAGTGTCAGCTCTTTGTGCTCTTTCCTTCTTGCAGAACCAATGTTTCCTCATGAGGTGAGCAATGTTTCCTTGGGACACGGTGAAAATTCTAGAGGACACGAGTGGTGTCCCTTCAAATGCATGTAGCTCCTAATATGTATTATTTAACCTTAGTGATGGTATTTATTTATAGCAGACCTAAAATTTCAAAAACTCTGCTGTAAGTGCATAGGTAGGTCTGTTTATGGATGGGACAATTTAGCAACTGAAATGTTGAATAGGTTGTTGTGATTTTTTTTATGGCTGTTAATGCATTGAACTTTTTTTTGTTGTGCATTTAATTTTGGTGGTAAAGATTTTGCGATCCAGCCCCATGATGCCTTGAGAAAGCTGAGATCTGCCATCGTGCTCTTCTCAGTTGCTGACGAGACCTTCTGATGCATGCAGTCACCTTTGTTCCCGGTATTATAGTCATGAAGAAGCTTTCCTTCACATTTTAATTTGCCTAACCAGCCCCAGAAGCATCCAATCTCGCCTCTGACGCATTGCCGGAACACCTTACGCCGTCCGCACGTGCTCCACACTTCGCCGGAACTTCTTCTGCAGGTTTTCCATTTGAGGTATGTACTAAAGCTAACCTTACAAGAGGCATGCAATATAAGCATGATTTTCAACATATTACCTGCATCTTTTATTCTGTTGTACTAGGCTATGCGATGAAGCTGATAGAATTGCTAGAAATCAGAAGATGAACAATGGAATAGTTAGTGACCAGTGAACCTTGAGCCCATGGAATAGCCCTTTATGACAAATAGCAGAACTCTGTTCTGTCTAGATCTTTTGGTTGCCCATCGTATCGGGCATGTGCATTGCACAACAGCATGCAAGGCAGTTGGGAATCAAGTGCATCATCACGGTGACACAACTGATCTACAACAAGAGAACCCATCCAAAGTAAAAGAAAATACATAGTATCCAATCCATCATATCCTAATTAAACCCCAAACAGATGTTCTTGCCTTGATCGAGGGTGTAAGCTACAGTAGTTTTCTTCTTCTGATAAGGCACTTGATATATGTCATAGTATCGGTAGTATGGTTCACACACTGGTGTACAAAACATGGAAACAACACTGTCAAACTTAACCAAAGGAATAAAGGGCATACTACAGTGTGATGTGGTGTCGCAGGGCGCATGCTGGACATTTTGCTGATGCCATGCATCAATGAGAAACCTGCGCGTGCACCCCTCGCCTTCCTCTGTTCTAGGCCTCCCCGTCTTGCCTCACTCCTCTCCGGCAGTCATTGATTTCGACGGGAAATATGCAAGGAGGATGGGGAATAACTGCTTGTACGGGTTGTGGGCATGCTCGGACCAGGAGGAGACAAAAGTTGTTGCGGCTGCCATGCGCAATGAAGGATGGGTACGATGGTCAGCGGGATGGGATGCAGCGGCTCGCAGGGGCAGCGCCTTCGGCGGCAGGCGCTGGGGCAATGAATTCTACTTATGCGTTGGAGTCAGTTGCATGCTAACTGGACAATGCGTTAGCTTGTTCTGTACTTACTCTGTAGCTACCAGTGATCAAAGTTGGAAGCTCAATGTAAGCTAAACAGTTACCTTCTTtacttgtgttggtttttccatGCGTGATTCTTTGGGGCGTAGGAATTTTACTAAAGCTAGCTCGATTTCAACAAGAATTTGAACAATTCTCTGGTCTGGTCTGAAAGTTACCTATTTGGGTAGCTAGGTTCAGTGATTGAAAATATTGCATGTTATTATTGGTGAATATAAGTTCATGGACAAATAAAAGTGGAAGATCATGGGGAAATTTGCTATCAATTTTTAATTTGTTACTCTGATGTATTCTATTGTCGACAAAATTATATAGTCAAACGAGGCATGTAGCACAGGTATTCAGTCTAGAATGATATTTTGGTGAGGATAATCATGAATTCTCTTGGGTTCTGTCCTGATATTTGGCAGTTGTAGAATATCGTATCCATTATTTGTTTGAAATATGATATCTCCATTGTTACTGTAGAATATCATGCGATTATTTATTTGAAATATGACATCTTCATTGTTACTGTAGAATATCATGTCCATTATTTATTTGAAATATGACATCTCCATTGTTACTACTGGAGCTGAAAAATATATTTCACAACTACCTAAATAAATCTATTTTATCATCTATTACTGACTTTTTGATTCCCAGGTCCAAAGAAATAAGTTCTACAAGTGCAACCTTATGTCTGTATCAGGTGTACTGCTCTAAATTGCTTAAGCGATCAGGTGTCCTGCTATATGGACCTCCAGGCACTGGGAAGGTAGGTGTACTGAGTTTTATACTTTGTCTGAATTGAGTTTTCATCTTCATTTTTCGAAAGTTAGTTGTATCTGACAACAAAGATAATACATGCTAACTAGGATGTTTTCTTTTGAATTTTTAGACATTACTTGTGAAAGCAGTAGCAACTGAGTGCTCATTAAACTTTCTTAGCGTAAAAGGTCCAGAACTGACAAACATGTATGTTGGAGAGTCAGAGAGGAATATCAGGGACATCTTTTAGAAGGTATATCCATCTGCACAAGCCATGTTTGTAATTGCCATGAAATATGCACATATACTCGGGTTTTCAGTTTTCACTGTCCATTTCAGGCTAGATCAGCACGCCCATGAGTAATTTTCTTCGATGAGCTTGATTCCCTTGCTCCTGCACGAGGGTCATCTGCACATTCTAGAGATGTGATGGATAAATGGTTTCTCAGGTATAATTAACGTAATCAATGAGGTGGTTACTGGTGTCTCAGTTTTCCCTCTTTTTTACACAAGCCTCTGTTTTCCCTCTTATTTTCAGTGTTTAAATGTTAAGAGTAAGCTAATTCAGTTTCCCTTTTTCTCTCTTTACTAGCACAAATGCCCGATGGAGATGCATATGTTTGGCATTCTATCAGTAAACATACACGTGCGCTGGCTTGCAGTACTACATTTTGTGATTGTGTAGTATCCACACCACTACTAATGCTTAAGTCCGTTGCCTTGCCGTGTAATTGTGTCATATGCACACCAATACTAATGCTCTATGCTCTCGCTTGAGAGCACGTGCTGTGCTTTGTATCATCTAAAAAATGTAAACTCTATAATTAGAAACAGACTTTAGCACTGTGATCCAGTATGTATTGAGTAGTGGATTAATGTATGTATTTGATGTGCTTTCAACTACTTATTTATTGCTTGCACCAGAAATACCAATAAGTTACTATTGAAAATAAAATATACTATCAGGAAAATGTAAAAACGCACGCGCACTGGTCTCAACTAGCTCAAATGCTCTGCTGCTGCCGCCCTCCCCTAAGAGCATTCAACCCTAGGAGGAGCTGCTTGTGCACCCCGAACACTCAACCCTATGATAGAGCTGGTTCTGCATCACATCATTTTATCCCATTGCAATGCACGGGCTTAAATCGTCTTTATTTATCGGTTCAGTTTAGTAGTGCATCTTCTCATGATCGCATCTATCGTTTATTTCACGAAAGAAACATCTATGCATTTTTTGGGTTTGTCGTGAAGTTCATAGGAATCGATCATGAACTTGATGCCATACCCAAGAAAGGTGAGGTTGCTTCGCATGCGAGCCGTACTTTGGCGAGCGGTAGTCACGCCGATTGATTAGCCGCCTTTTATTTGTATCACTACCATTGGCTTCATCTGCGTGCATAGATGTATAATGTGGATGTAAAAACTAAGTTTTGTATTAGTATCTTTCTTAATTCTCAAGAGAAAATCGGAGAATACGTTGTCAATGTGAACAAATTTTACTACACTGCTGAGTGGTTTCCTGATAAATCTCAGTTCGTTCGAAATGGGCAGATGATCTTTTTTGTAGTAATATGTATTGAAGATTTATACGTGGAAATGTGTATATCATTAGGTGATCTGTTAACAATTTAGATTTCCGTTGCAAACAATTATGTTTCATCTTTTTTTCATTTACTATACTCCAAATTTGAAGGTTGATATTATACAAATTTTACCAAATTAACAAATATTGGTTGTGAAAAAAAAATCAGTATGTAACAATCGCGAACATTAGGAAGCAATTCATGGAAGGCAGCCCTCACGGTCCAGCTCGACAAGATTAGGTTTTAAAGTTATAATAAATGTTCTCTTGTGCCGGTGTGGTTCAATGACAGTGTGGTGGGTGAGTTCATCGCCTTCAGATTGACCACGTTCAGACACGTTGCGACTAGGTGAGCGGCTTATGTCAACAACGGCGGGAAGAAGGATAACTATGAGACAGATTGGTTACCGTGTTCAAGTGGATGAAGCAGATTGTGTGTGTAGTGATGGGTTGTGATGTTATTATTTTTCACCTTATAGCGAATGAGGGTAACCTTAGTTTCGACATTTGTCTTGGATATAAGAAGTGGCGCATAGTGGCACTCGGAGTAGGAGCGGGTTTTACAAAAAAGATCGTCtggtgcaacgcacgggcatttgtactagtctatctctaataataataataaatctctccctataataataaagcacggattgacttcATGGGTTCATCGTCACAATACGCTTTTTGTCCGTCGTAATACGCTTTGTGTGTTTGTGTCTATCAGTTTATTTTTCGACATTTGTCTTGGATATAAGAAGTGGCGCATAGTGGCACTCGGAGTAGGAGCAGGTTTTACAAAAAAAGATTGCCCGGTGCAACGCACAGGCATTTGTACTAGTCTATTtctaataataataataaatctcttcctaataataaagcacggattgactccgtgggttcaccgtcacaatacgcctTTTGTCCGTCGTAATACACTTTGTGTGTTTGTGTCTATCAGTTTATTTTTCTACGGGAAAAAAAATGTCCCGACTTGGAGTCGAACCCAGGACATCGTCGTGGGTGCAGTCAAGTCTGGCCACCAAGATGAATCACGTATTTTCTTCTTATGCAACAGGTTCTTTTATTTGTAGTTTATTGTTTGCAACCTGTTCTATACCAATACACTGGGCCCACTTACATGCTGATGGGCCTATCAGAAATTATTGTTCGTGTGTAGAATCTAACCCGTGCCCTCACGTTCGTTCCAGAGGCTGCAATAATAGTTTGATTTGCTTTTAAATTAATAATGGTCCCATCTTGCTATTCTACATCAAATCTCATCAGTTTATATACCTCAGCAAATAGACAATCAACAAGCCCCTTCGTCAATAAACAAACATATTATGAAATGTGAGTTAGATTGTGGGAGTCTAAAGTATATTAAACATACGGAGGGCATCAATAAGCTATCCTAGATTGAGGACGGATGCACGCGGACGCGAGCAATGGAATCAACAGCCGAGGGACGCGGCAGATGCTAATCGTCCACTTGCGGTGTGTACTAGGAAGCTGAATCACCATACACAAGAGATCGCTAAAATCCATATTGGTTGACACATCTTTCTGCACAATTTAGTATTTAAAATTTAAGATTTCACTTCGGTAAGAAAAACTGTAtccaattttttgaataatcTGGCATGCCATTGTTTTTTtaacatcagtacagacacaagcgttCATATAAACGTGCATACACTCTCCcatatgaacgcacacacgcatacccacccctatgagcacctccaaAAGACTGACccgacatatcatcttgagatttacaaAGTCACCATAGGCGCCTCGTCCTTGGCGGGAACGTCTCCACCCACTGAATGCGTGTCgccgaaaatcctgaaataaatacAAGAAAGCATAGACATTTATGTTgagagaaaacaaaaaaaattctaaagTCACATCATAATTGAGTAGCTTAATATTTTCCTACAAGATCCTAATTAAGCATTCATGTCGTCGCCAATATGTATTTTAATGTTAATTACAATTAAATAATGTTCAATACAACCGGTGCATCTATCTAGTTAGAAAACTCAACATAATTTCCATCACTTATGATTGAACTATGTGCGAACATTGCAAGAAGAAAAAAAAATGTTGTAGAGAAAAGAGAGCACAAGATATACATATGAGATATCACAGGGTGAAGTAGGAGATTGATAGATGAACGTTTTCCTCTGGTTGCTAGCATGTTTGCTATAGATGCATATGCTAATAGGTGTTATAATATTGGTTCGGAGTCAAATGTAACATTTGTAATGTTGAAATAGATTTTGAGTTTGGTATATGCAAAAATGTTTACAGCCTATAAACATCTTAAGTAAGTGATAATTGATAAATGAATTTGTGTGTTGTAGATTGAACCATCTATGCCAAATATGCAAGCTAGCATGTGTATCATTTGTTTTTTAAATGTCCAAACATTTTTCTCAACGATGGTCCTTTTTTTATATCTCGAATGTAATATATTTATATGTATTCAGATATTTACAAGTGCATCGTTGTATTTTGTATAACACAAAATAAATCCAGAATAAGTTAACTTTTATGTTATTAAACATGCTATGATCTGAACATCGTGCATTCCATTGACCATGGATGAGTATTCCATTGAGAAAGGAGAGTCTCATTCTCAAGACTCGCAGGAGGGTGCACACGtattttttctcccgttgcaacgtaCGGGTTTTTTGCTAgtctatccctaataataaagcatggATTGACTTCGTGGGTTCACCGTTACAATACGCTTTCTTCttgtgaatttacgctttcagtttgaatttaaaacatatacgcgaggtggtactaattcaGGAACCACGTAGTGTGCATCAAAACGCATCCATGTTGTGCCTCACGACATCGGTGGAAAGACCAAGGGACACCAGCGGCATCGATGGGCGCTCGCTTGGGCGGCGGATCTCGGCTACTCCGTCATGGATCCGGTGGCGAACGGATCGAGACGGGAGAGGCGGCAACCTCCATGGCGGGTCCTTGAAGGAAACCAGCGGTGGATGGATGATAGGGAGAGGCTGCGATCTCCATGGCAGGCTCCTTGGAGGACACTAGCAGTGGCCGGCGGATCCGACCAACACCAGCTGACGGATCGAGATCCCAAATAATGTCCGACCACGGCCCTATCGTGTCCGTCGCGCCGGCCACATCTGCTGTGCGCTCGAGCTCATGGGTCCACACGCGCTCGTCCCAAATCTCGCCCGTGCTCTCCGCGCCGCTCTGTCCATCGAGCGCGAGGCGCCGCCCCGCCTCGCAGCGTCCTCTCGATGTAGCCGTCGACCCATGGCTCGCGCCGGCCTGCCCTGCAACAGTCGACCCTTGGCGCTTGGGGCTCGAGCCGTCCCGCCCTGCAGCCGCCGACCTGCAGCTCGCACCGACCAGCCATGCCCCGtagttgccgccgccgccgggcccTGCGGTCCACCTCACGCCCCCCTCCCCGCGCGCGCATGCTCATCTCCGCGCCCGACCCCACGCACGCCCGCAGCAGAGCCCACCTCCGCGCGCTCGCGAGCGCCGAGCTCCGGGGCCGCCGCAGCTCGGCCGAAGCAATGCCCGCACCCGCACGCCCGCCACCCCACGTGCTGACCGGCCGTTCCACAAAGGTCGTCGATGTGTTCAACCACATTGTGGGGAAGAAACAGAGAAAGGAGGAGACAGAGAGGTGGATGGGTGAGAGGAcctatttttttctcccgttgcaacgcacgggctcttcTGCTAGTAATAATAAAGCATGGCGCTTTTACATAAAGGTCCCTAATGTTTTGGGCAATAACCCGCGCTACATATTTAAGTTGGTACCGTATAAAAAACATTTCGGAGAATCCGGTGCTGCGTAGGCAGAGGAGATACGCGAGGAGGTTGGCGATCTAGGCAGCaagcggcgg encodes:
- the LOC125552668 gene encoding uncharacterized protein LOC125552668, which gives rise to MVSFGRGMVVCAEIENKATVQTLLLNQFKLSVSSLCSFLLAEPMFPHEPQKHPISPLTHCRNTLRRPHVLHTSPELLLQVFHLRSKEISSTSATLCLYQVYCSKLLKRSGVLLYGPPGTGKRKRSRTDKHVCWRVREEYQGHLLEG